Part of the Streptomyces showdoensis genome, CGATCATGCGGATGTAGCCGCCCGCGGGGATCGCCTTGAAGCCGTACTCGGTCTCGCCCTTCTTCCGCGACCAGATGGTGGGGCCGAAGCCGACCATGTACTGGGGCACGCGGATGCCGAAGAGCTTGGCCGTGGAGAGGTGGCCGAGCTCGTGCCAGGCGATGGAGACGAGCAGGCCGAATGCGAACAGCACCAGGCCGAGTACGTACAAGAGAACGGTCATGCGCGCGCCTCCGCGATTGCCTTCGCCGCGAGTTCCCGGGCCCGGGCCCGTGCCCAGGTCTCCGCTTCCAGGACGTCGGACACCGTGAGCGAGGTTCCCCGGTCCGGGGTGCCGTGCTCGGTGACGACCCGGGTGACCGTATCCATGATTCCGTTGAACGGCAGCTTTCCGGCGAGGAAGGCGTCCACGCACTCCTCGTTGGCGGCGTTGAAGACGGCGGGCGCGGTGCCGCCGAGCTCGCCGACGTGGCGGGCCAGGTTCACCGAGGGGAAGGCCTCGTTGTCGAGGGGGAAGAACTCCCAGGTGGAGGCCTTGGTCCAGTCGAAGGCGGGGGCCGCGTCGGGGACCCGCTCGGGCCAGCCGATGCCGATGGCGATCGGGCCGCCCATGTCCGGCGGGGTGGCCTGGGCGAGCGTGGAGCCGTCCGTGAACTCGACCATCGAGTGGACGTACGACTGGGGGTGGACGACGACCTCGATGCGGTCGAACGGGATGTCGTAGAGCAGATGGGCCTCGATGACCTCCAGGCCCTTGTTGACCAGGGTCGCGCTGTTGACCGTGATCACCGGGCCCATGGCCCAGGTCGGGTGGGCGAGCGCGTCCTCGCGGGTCACGCCCTCCAGCTCGGCGCGGGTGCGGCCGCGGAAGGGGCCGCCGGAGGCGGTGACGACCAGCTTGCGGACGTCGTCGCGGGTGCCGGCGGCGAGCGCCTGGAAGAGGGCCGCGTGCTCGGAGTCGACCGGGATGATCTGCCCGGGCTTGGCCAGCGCCTTGACCAGGGGGCCGCCGACGATCAGCGACTCCTTGTTGGCCAGCGCCAGGGTGCGGCCGGCCTCCAGGGCGGCCAGCGTCGGCGCCAGGCCGATGGAGCCGGTGATGCCGTTGAGGACGGTGTGGCAGGGCGAGGCCGCGAGCTGCGTGGCGGCGTCGGGGCCCGCGAGGAGCTCGGGCAGCGGCTCCGTGCCGTACAGCGCCGTCAGCGCCGCGCGCAGCTCGGGCAGCGCCTCCTCGCGGGCCACCGCGACCGCGCCGACCCGCAGCCGGTGCGCCTGCTCGGCGAGCAGCCCGATCCGGCCGCCGGACGCGGCGAGGGCGGTGACCCGGAACCGGTCGGGGTTGCGCAGGACCAGGTCGATGGCCTGGGTGCCGATGGAACCGGTGGAGCCGAGCACGACGATGTCGCGGCGTCCGGTGGACACATCGAAGGCGATGTGCGGGTCGGCGAGAGGAGAGGGGCGGTCGCTCATGCCCCCCATTCTCGCCGCAAAGACTGTGCGCTCCTCACAGCCCCCGGGCGAACGCCTCGAAAACGGTGTGGAAGTCCGGGAAGGTCTTCCGTACGCAGCCGGGGTCGTCGAAGGTGACGCCGGGGGTGCGCAGGGCCGTGACCGCGAACGACATCACGATGCGGTGGTCGCCGTGGGTGGCGATCTCCGCCGGTCCGGCGGGGGTGCCGGGGTGGATCTCGATCCAGTCCGGACCCGTGTCCACGGTGATGCCGAGCGCGCGCAGGTTCTCGGCGCAGGCGTCGAGGCGGTCGCACTCCTTGACCCGGGTGTTGGCGACGTCCTCGATGCGGACCGGCCCGTCGGCGAAGGGGGCGATCGCGGCGAGGGTCGGCATGGTGTCGGAGATGTCGCGCATGTTGACGGTGAGGCCGCGCAGGGTGCCGGTGGAGCGGACGGTGGTCCGGTCCGCCCCGATCGTCACGTCCGCCCCCATCCGGCGCAGTACGTCGACGAAGCCGAGGTCGCCCTGGAGGGCGCCGGTGCCGAGGCCGGGGACGGTGACGGCGCCGCCGGGGGTGAGGGCGGCGGCGGCGAAGAAGTAGCTGGAGGTGGAGGCGTCGGGCTCGATGGCGTAGGTGGTGGCGCGGTAGCCGGTGGGCGCGACGGTGTACGTGCGTCCTTCGGGCCCGTCCTCGCGCGCGATCTCGGCGCCGAAGGCCCGCATCATCGCGAGGGTGATCTCCACGTACGGCTCGGAGACCAGGTCGGTGACGGTGACGGCGAGCCCGTCGGCGGTGAGCGGGCCGAGCATCAGCAGGGCGGTGAGGTACTGGGAGGACTGCCCGGCGTCGAGGCGGAGCGCCCCGCCCTTGATGCCGCGGCCGGTGACGGTGAGCGGGTGGTGGCCCTCGCGCTCGCCGTGCGCGAGCTCGACGCCGAGTTCGCGCAGGGCGGTGGTGAGCGGGCCGAGCGGGCGGCGGCGCATCTGGGGCGAGGCGTCGAAGCGGAAGGTGCCGTGGCCGGCGGCGGCGAGGGCCGGCAGGAAGCGGGCGGTGGTGGCGCCGTCGCGGCAGTACACGTCGGCTTCGGCGACCCCGGGGCCGGCGGGCCGGCCCTCGATGTGCCAGGCGCCGGGCTCCTGGCGTACGGCGTAGCCGAGGGCCTTCAGCCCCTCGGCGAAGCCCTCGGTGTCGTCGGAGCGCAGCGGCCGCAGGAGCGTGGTGGTGCCTTCGGCCGCGGCGGCGAGGAAGAGCGCGCGGGCGGTGACGGACTTGGAGCCGGGGATGTCTATGACGGTCACGGGCCCCAGTCTGCCGTGGGCCGCGGACGGGGGGCGCGGCGTTTCGGCCAGTGGACGGACGGCGTCCGCCCGTCCACACGGGCCGTTCCGCTCCCGCTACGGGATCTTCCGGTGCACGTTCTCCTCGGCCGAGGGACCGGGGGTGGTGTCCGCGATCCAGGGCCCGTCGTCGCTCGGGTCGAGGATGCCCTCCTCCAGCCAGGTGTACGAGCCCGCGAGGACGCCGTCGACGACCTTGCGGTCGAGGTCGTCGGTGTTGGCCCACAGTCGGCCGAAAAGCTCGTCCACCCGCAGCCGCGACTGGCGGCAGAAGGCGTCGGCGAGCTGGTGCGCCTCGCGGCCGTGGTCGGTGGTGGTGCGCAGGAGTTCGGCCCGGACGCAGACCGCGCTCATCGCGAAGAGCTCCGCGCCGATGTCGACGATGCGGCCGAGGAAGGCCTGCTTGAGCTCCATCCTCCCCTGCCAGCGGGACATGGCGTAGAAGGTCGAGCGGGCCAGCTTGCGGGAGGTCCGCTCGACGAACCTGAGGTGGGTCGCGAGCTCGCCGAACTCCCCGTACGCGCCGGGGAGCTGTCCCTGTCCGGCGACCAGTTTCGGCAGCCAGCGGGCGTAGAAGCCGCCCGCGCGGGCGCCCGCCCTCGCCTTGTCGACGAGGGCCTTGTCGGGGTCGATGATGTCGCCGGCGACGGCCAGGTGGGCGTCGACGGCCTCGCGGGCGATCAGCAGGTGCATGATCTCGGTCGAGCCCTCGAAGATGCGGTTGATCCGCAGGTCGCGCAGGAGCTGTTCGGCCGGTACGGCGCGTTCGCCGCGGGCGGCGAGCGAGTCGGCGGTCTCGTAGCCGCGGCCGCCGCGGATCTGGACCAGCTCGTCGGCCATCAGCCAGGACATCTCGGAGCCGTAGAGCTTGGCGAGGGCGGCCTCGATGCGGATGTCGTTGCGGTCCTCGTCGGCCATCTGGGAGGCGAGGTCGACGACGGCCTCCAAGGCGAAGGCGGTGGCGGCGAGGAAGGAGATCTTCGTGCCGACGGCCTCGTGCCGGGCGACCGGCTTGCCCCACTGCTCGCGTTCGGCGGCCCACTCTCGGGCGATCTTCAGGCACCACTTGCCGGCGCCCGCGCAGGCGGCGGGCAGCGAGAGCCGGCCGGTGTTGAGGGTGGTGAGGGCGATCTTCAGGCCGGCGCCCTCGGGCCCGATGCGGTTCGCGGCCGGGACCCGCACCCGGTGGAAGCGGGTGACGCCGTTCTCCAGGCCGCGCAGGCCCATGAAGGCGTTGCGGTGCTCGACGGTGATGCCGGGCGCGTCGGCCTCGACGACGAAGGCGGTGATGCCGCCCTTGTGGCCCTCGGAGGCGGGCACCCGGGCCATGACGACGAGGAGGTCGGCGACGACGCCGTTGGTGGTCCACAGCTTCACGCCGTCGAGGACGTACGTGTCGTCCCCGTCGGGCACGGCGGTGGTGGCGAGCCGCGCCGGGTCGGAGCCGACGTCCGGCTCGGTCAGCAGGAACGCGGAGATCGCGTCGCGGGCCAGCCGGGGCAGGAAGGCGTCCTTCTGCTCCTGGGTGCCGAACAGCTTCAGCGGCTGCGGGACGCCGATCGACTGGTGGGCGGAGAGCAGCGCGCCCAGCGCGGGGCTGACCGAGCCGACCAGGGCGAGGGCCCGGTTGTAGTACAGCTGGGTGAGGCCGAGGCCGCCGTACTTGGGGTCGATCTTCATGCCGAGCGCGCCCAGCTCCTTGAGGCCGGTGACGGTCTCGTCGGGGATGCGGGCCTCGCGCTCGATGCGGGCGCCGTCGACGCGGGTCGCGCAGAACTCGCGCAGCTTGGCGAGGAAGGCCTCGCCGCGCCGGACGTCCTCGTCGGCGGGGAGCGGATGCGGATGGATGAGGTCGAGCCGGAAGCGGCCGAGGAAGAGTTCCTTGGCGAAGCTGGGCTTGTGCCAGTCCTGCTGGCGGGCCGCCTCGGCTACCTGCCGGGCCTCGCGTTCGGAGACCTTGGGCGGGCGCTGGGTGGGTGCGGACATGAGGAGCTCACCTCGCCGCTCGTCGGGGGCCTTGTGTGGCTACCCGTCCGTCGTACCCGATATCCACGGGTTGGGAAAGACGGGCGGACCGTACGGAGGACGCGTAGGGTCCGCGCCATCCCACGGACGATCAGGCTCCTCATCCACGTCACCGCGCTCCCCGACCGGGCAGCGCGGTGACCTGACCCCGCCCGGTCCGGTGCGGTCCCGCCCGGTGCGGTGCGATGCGGTGCGGTGCGGTGCGGTCTTGTCCGGCCCGGGATGCGGGCGCCGGGAAACGGGGACGGCCGGAGCCCCCGCACAGTGGGCTCCGGCCGTCGGTCTGTGATCCGTACGAACGGGTTACAGCGCCAGGCCCGTGAGGACCAGCACCCGCTCGTAGGTGTAGTCGTCCATGGCGTACTTGACGCCCTCGCGGCCGACGCCGGAGCGCTTGGCACCGCCGTACGGCATCTGGTCGGCGCGGTAGGAGGGGACGTCGCCGACGATCACGCCGCCGACCTCCAGGGCCCGGTGGGCGCGGAAGGCGGCCTGCAGGTCGTGGGTGAAGACGCCGGCCTGGAGACCGAAGTCGGAGTCGTTGACCGCGGCGAAGGCCTCGGCCTCGCCGTCCACCTTGGCGATGGTCAGGACCGGGCCGAAGACCTCGGCGCGGGCCAGGGTGACGTCCGCCGGGAGCTCGGTGAGGACGGTCGGGGCGTAGGTCGCACCCTCGCGCTTGCCGCCGGCGAGCAGCTTCGCGCCGGCCGCGACGGCCTCGTCCACCCAGGCCTCGACGCGCTTGGCGGCGTTCTCGTCGACGAGCGGGCCGACGTCCGTGGCGTCGTCCGCCGGGTCACCGGTGACCTGGGCCTCGACGGCGGCGACGATCTTCGGGACGAGGCGCTCGTAGAGCGAGGCGTCCGCGATCACGCGCTGCACGGAGATGCAGGACTGGCCGCCCTGGTAGTTGGAGAAGGTGGCGATGCGGGTCGCCGCCCAGTCCAGGTCGGCCTCGGAGGACCAGTCGGGCAGCACGACGGCGGCGGCGTTGCCGCCGAGCTCCAGGGTGCAGTGCTTGTGCGGCACGGACTCCTGGATGGCGTAGCCGACGGTGTCGGAGCCGGTGAAGGAGATGACCGGGAGGCGCTCGTCCTTGACCAGGGCGGGCATGCGGTCGTTCGGCACGGTCAGGATCGACCAGGAGCCGGCCGGCAGGTCGGTCTCGGCCAGGATCTCGCCCAGGATCAGGGAGGAGATCGGGGTCGACGGGGCCGGCTTGAGGATGATCGGGGCACCGACGGCGATGGCCGGGGCGACCTTGTGGGCGCTCAGGTTCAGCGGGAAGTTGAACGGCGCGATGCCGAGGACGACGCCCTTGGGGATACGGCGGGTCAGCGCCAGGCGGCCGACGCCACCGGCCTCGGTGTCGAGGCGCTGGGCCTCGCCGCCGTTGAAGCGACGGGCCTCCTCGGCCGCGAAGCGGAACACCGACACGGCACGGCCGACCTCGCCGCGGGCCCACTTGATGGGCTTGCCGTTCTCGGCGGAGATCAGCAGGGCGATCTCCTCGGTGCGCTCGGCCAGACGCTTCGACACGTGGTCGAGCGCGGCGGCACGCACGTGCGCCGGGGTGGCGGCG contains:
- a CDS encoding aldehyde dehydrogenase family protein, whose amino-acid sequence is MTTTHAFWLAGREATGEATFDVTNSFDGRLVGKVSVPTEAQVEEAVAAAHAVVDEFAATPAHVRAAALDHVSKRLAERTEEIALLISAENGKPIKWARGEVGRAVSVFRFAAEEARRFNGGEAQRLDTEAGGVGRLALTRRIPKGVVLGIAPFNFPLNLSAHKVAPAIAVGAPIILKPAPSTPISSLILGEILAETDLPAGSWSILTVPNDRMPALVKDERLPVISFTGSDTVGYAIQESVPHKHCTLELGGNAAAVVLPDWSSEADLDWAATRIATFSNYQGGQSCISVQRVIADASLYERLVPKIVAAVEAQVTGDPADDATDVGPLVDENAAKRVEAWVDEAVAAGAKLLAGGKREGATYAPTVLTELPADVTLARAEVFGPVLTIAKVDGEAEAFAAVNDSDFGLQAGVFTHDLQAAFRAHRALEVGGVIVGDVPSYRADQMPYGGAKRSGVGREGVKYAMDDYTYERVLVLTGLAL
- the aroA gene encoding 3-phosphoshikimate 1-carboxyvinyltransferase, which gives rise to MTVIDIPGSKSVTARALFLAAAAEGTTTLLRPLRSDDTEGFAEGLKALGYAVRQEPGAWHIEGRPAGPGVAEADVYCRDGATTARFLPALAAAGHGTFRFDASPQMRRRPLGPLTTALRELGVELAHGEREGHHPLTVTGRGIKGGALRLDAGQSSQYLTALLMLGPLTADGLAVTVTDLVSEPYVEITLAMMRAFGAEIAREDGPEGRTYTVAPTGYRATTYAIEPDASTSSYFFAAAALTPGGAVTVPGLGTGALQGDLGFVDVLRRMGADVTIGADRTTVRSTGTLRGLTVNMRDISDTMPTLAAIAPFADGPVRIEDVANTRVKECDRLDACAENLRALGITVDTGPDWIEIHPGTPAGPAEIATHGDHRIVMSFAVTALRTPGVTFDDPGCVRKTFPDFHTVFEAFARGL
- a CDS encoding acyl-CoA dehydrogenase family protein, whose product is MSAPTQRPPKVSEREARQVAEAARQQDWHKPSFAKELFLGRFRLDLIHPHPLPADEDVRRGEAFLAKLREFCATRVDGARIEREARIPDETVTGLKELGALGMKIDPKYGGLGLTQLYYNRALALVGSVSPALGALLSAHQSIGVPQPLKLFGTQEQKDAFLPRLARDAISAFLLTEPDVGSDPARLATTAVPDGDDTYVLDGVKLWTTNGVVADLLVVMARVPASEGHKGGITAFVVEADAPGITVEHRNAFMGLRGLENGVTRFHRVRVPAANRIGPEGAGLKIALTTLNTGRLSLPAACAGAGKWCLKIAREWAAEREQWGKPVARHEAVGTKISFLAATAFALEAVVDLASQMADEDRNDIRIEAALAKLYGSEMSWLMADELVQIRGGRGYETADSLAARGERAVPAEQLLRDLRINRIFEGSTEIMHLLIAREAVDAHLAVAGDIIDPDKALVDKARAGARAGGFYARWLPKLVAGQGQLPGAYGEFGELATHLRFVERTSRKLARSTFYAMSRWQGRMELKQAFLGRIVDIGAELFAMSAVCVRAELLRTTTDHGREAHQLADAFCRQSRLRVDELFGRLWANTDDLDRKVVDGVLAGSYTWLEEGILDPSDDGPWIADTTPGPSAEENVHRKIP
- the dxr gene encoding 1-deoxy-D-xylulose-5-phosphate reductoisomerase, whose protein sequence is MSDRPSPLADPHIAFDVSTGRRDIVVLGSTGSIGTQAIDLVLRNPDRFRVTALAASGGRIGLLAEQAHRLRVGAVAVAREEALPELRAALTALYGTEPLPELLAGPDAATQLAASPCHTVLNGITGSIGLAPTLAALEAGRTLALANKESLIVGGPLVKALAKPGQIIPVDSEHAALFQALAAGTRDDVRKLVVTASGGPFRGRTRAELEGVTREDALAHPTWAMGPVITVNSATLVNKGLEVIEAHLLYDIPFDRIEVVVHPQSYVHSMVEFTDGSTLAQATPPDMGGPIAIGIGWPERVPDAAPAFDWTKASTWEFFPLDNEAFPSVNLARHVGELGGTAPAVFNAANEECVDAFLAGKLPFNGIMDTVTRVVTEHGTPDRGTSLTVSDVLEAETWARARARELAAKAIAEARA